From Punica granatum isolate Tunisia-2019 chromosome 1, ASM765513v2, whole genome shotgun sequence:
TCGAATATTTCTTTTTGGCCACTATGTGATCAGATCTCCGGGCGACATTGCTCCACTTTACAGTTCAATGCCTTGATCGCCTGATCGGATCCAACGGAGCGATAAACACGCGGGCTCATTTTTCCGGTTTTTAGCGTGAATCGTAGCGTTACAATCTGGAAACGATGTACTCATTAAGCTCCTATTATGTCTTGCTCATCAAGGCATTCACATTTCGATCTCATCGAGCGGACACAAACGTATTTTACTACTACAATCTGTAATGGGCCTTTCACGGGGCAGTGCTGGTGCAATTGAAGGACAGATACGTCTGCCGTTGTGCGCCTTCTGATGAAGCATCAAACATCTTTATGGCAATGAAAAGCGAAGTTAGGAGATCGGtcaatattttatcaatttcgGTGACAATTGCTTGAACTTCGCTGGACGCTTTCAAAGAAACATTGAAATTCAAACTCCATAAAAGAAAGCAAGGAGAAGAAGCAAAAGAAGGCATCAATCCGAAGTCTCAAGTTGAAAAATCCCATAAAATAGTAACACCACCAACCGAACCAACCGGTGGGCGAGCTCAAAAATTTTCGACTTATTAACCGAATCATGTATAGCAGGTTGTGATTAGCATTCACCCCTTCCCAGGTGAGTCAATTCAAAATTTAGGCAAATATATGTCTCTTTCATTCTCACTATGATCGCCTCTAATTATCAACCACTTCAATGAGGGTCGGCTCGTAATCACTAGGAGCCTCAAACCCATGGAGGTTCATCACAGTCGCAGCTACATTTGCAAGGCCGCCGTTAGGCACATCGCTGCGGAATCTAACACCGGGGCCGAGCCCAGGGCCACCAATAGCAATCGGGACCTGAAAAAGAGGCGATTTGGTTATGGATCTGTACGGTGGTGGAATATCAAAGCAATGGAATGGAGTTATACGCATTATATTGTCTCGGAGGCATTCCCTTTCAACCACAgaataccaaaaaaaaaccataaatggAACAGACATCACCATAGAATACGAAACTCTAGCACTATACGGTGCTTCCATTTGATTCCTTTGCTGTCACAACATGCTAGACGTGCAGCAAGGGTATTGAACACGTTTGTGCAACTCTTTTCCTTGTTTTATCTTAGGTTTGTACTCATTATTGGATAAACTTTCCTTTAGGGGAATTATTTTGCTTATGGAAAAGGGACTGTACTTACAGGTTCAAGTGTGTGGGAAGTGAGGATCTGAATGTTGCCGCTCTTGTCAAGAAGAGGCTGCCCGGACTTGTTCCGCTTCACCATATCCTCAGCGTTTCCGTGATCGGCAGTGACAACATAAATCCCACCGACTTGCTCTATCGCATCGAGGATTATCTGCAGATCACAATTCACGAGGCTCTCTTTTCAGtccatgcagtcaaagagaaTACTTCTACCACAATAGAGACACGTGACTAAAATTTGTCTTATAAGTAACATAAGGAGAAGCAAATCCGTATTTAACCTTTACAGCCTCATCAGCAGCCTTGCATGCCACAATTGTTGCCTCAATGTCTCCCGTGTGTCCCACCATGTCACTATTTGGTAGATTGACTCTTACCTATTGCATCCAAGAAATGCAGCAAATAGTCATCATAACTGCTGTAAACAGAAACACCGAGATATCGACGGCTAAAGAAAAGCAACCTAGgatattagaatatatttgtttcaaattttctATACAACCACATGAAAGCTCCATAATTTACCTGGTCAAACTTTCGGCTGAGGATGGCATCACGGGCTTTCTCAGCGATCTCAACAGCCTTCATCTTTGGTTGGACATTGAATGTAATTCCAACATCACTTGGAATTTCAACATACTCCTCCATTTCAGGATTGAAGTAACCAGAGCGATTCCCATTCCAGAAAAACGTGACATGACCAAACTTGACAGTCTCACTGGAAAAAAGAATTGGAGAATCAACATTAACATACAGATGACAAGCAAAACAAAAGCAGTAGCAACTGAATAGCTGATTGAAGGGACAATAGATATCGGAAAATGTCAGCATGATAAGCCACAGCCCATGGATTGGTGTCACAATAAATGCCGAAAATAACTCTGCTTTGCTCATGACAACAGAATGGATGTGATTGTGGATCTAGCTCAACCAAATGCTCACacaaatagataaaataacaattttaatGAAAGAACTAATTGAGATAACAGCTAGAAATTAATTGAGAGTAAGACGAGGAAAAAAACTATCTGGAGCATCAAAGTCAAAAACCAGGCATGGTTTGCTGGTTGGGACTTACCTGCAAGCAAATGTTCTTACACCGTTGTGCACGAGATATTCGCCGGATGTTCTGTCTATCTCAGGAGGAGAGACCAAGTAATGGGTGGGAAGCTTCAATTCACCATCATACTGGAGCAAGCCGGCGTACCGGATTTTAGGGACTCGGACCCGatcaaatttatcaaaatCAGCATATTCTAGGGACTTCGCAATCATAACCAtgcgatctgcccggaagttgAAGGTAACAACACCATCGCCATCGACAATTGGTCCAACAGCCTTTCCGCTGTCATCAACAATGACAAAAGGTGGCAGATATTGGTCATTGGCACCAGCTGCTCTTAATGTCTTCACTGCTTCAACAGCACTTTTAAACTTATGAGGGGCCTCACCAAGAACTTGGGCATCCCAACCCCGCTTGATAACATTCCAATCATTCTGCAAAGAGGTCCACCACGGTCAAATTCCCACAGGACTGCTCATTTCAGAATCATAGAAATGAATAAATCAAGAAGTTCGCTCATAAAGGATATATGTGACTGTGTGAGTGTGTGCAATTTATCAGCCAATGTTCATGGATAGCTCTTGCTCCCCATTttggtggggggggggggggggggggggggggggagttGCACTTGCACTTTAATTTAACTAATCAGAAAATATTACCTAACTTGCAGGGATTGCCATGGACTCCTATAATAATACATGCCTATATACATTACATGATAATGTTAGGAAAGTTTGATCATGCACCTCATATCTGTCCATGGTAACATACATGCGACCACCACCAGAAGCGATCTGTGCATCAATACCCTTGGATCGTAGTTCTGCAAGGTCTTTCTCAATGGTTTCCACAAAACCCACACTTGAACCATCCAACACGTCACGCCCATCAGTGAGGACATGAAGACGGATCCTCTTGGCACCACGCTCGCTAGCACCTTTCAGCAGCAACTGCACCAAAGAAGTGACATCAGCAAATGCCAGAAATAAAGTAAAGTATAGAGCACCGTAGCACAAAAATTACCTGCAACTGATCAAGCCTGGAGTGGACTCCACCATCACTCAATAACCCAATCAAATGAAGTGTGCCCAAAGCAAAACATTCCTTAACATAGTTGAAACCTTCTCCATCAAAAATTTTACCGGAAGCAAGAGCAAGGTCAACAAGCTTTGCACTGCATAATGAGAAACGTGCCCATTAAATTCTTGGAATTTTCCTAATCACATTACCATTACATGGCATAGCATTGCCGGAAACATGGATACAAAATGAAGAATCAAACTCACCCCTGAGCAAAAATACGCCCAGCACCAAGAGCGTTGTGACCGACCTCGCTGTTACCCATGTCATCCTCAGTGGGGAGGCCCACAGCAGTTCCGTGAGCTCTCACAAGCCTCCACTTCTCAGTTGCACCCTTTACACACAAAAGGGACACGACATCTAAGCTCAGTCGGGAATTTTCAGTCAACAAACTATTGCATCAAAACCAAGAATAACGACGAAACACAGGGATGGATCAACCAATTGACTACTGATATTAGATATAGCAAATTGCCAAATTCATTGGTTGCATGATCTTAACAGGCTCAAAGATTGGAAGGACGCAACAGTTCATCAGCCAAAGATTCCCTTTCATCATCACTAACTTATTCCTGATTTTAACCTACTCATGATGGAAGAACATGTACAATTATCCATTACTACGAAATCAAACCAGCCCAAAATCAGGCACTATCAGCTAATCAGATCCCGCTTGGTTCAAGAGACCAGCATCAGATTAGAGATCGACAAGTACCTTCTTGAGGGAGTCCATGACGGGGGTCTCAGCAATGTGGATGCAGTTGTACTGATCGGGCTTGGCCTCACCCCAGCCGTCCAACACCACCACCGCCACCGtcttgcccttgggcagcttCGGGTGGTCCGCCAGCTTCCATGAGAACCCCGAGCtccccatctctctctctctctctctctgttcgTCTACACACTCGACCAGAAGCAGAATCACTCAGCAATCACCGCCGAAATATCTATGGCCGAGAATGGAAAATATCAGCAGCAGAAAGATCGAACGAAACAGTCCAAGATCAAATCGCACTCAATCAGATCTCAAGCAATCGCTCACCCGGACGAAGAAATCGGAAGATAATCAAATGAACCGACCGAGTTCGGAGCTAACAACGACAAAGGCAGGTGAAGCAGTCCGCCGTTGGTTATATATAACCAATGGGAGCTCCCGCAGATTGGAAGACGGCGGCCGTCAGATTCTCGGGAACTAATCTGGCACCGTTGATTTTAGGGCGCGCGCGCGTGGAACGTGGACCGGAACAAGTGGGGAGGGTGCAATTTCACGTGATTATTCGGATATTCCAAGGAGGAGCTGCTGTGGTTGGAAAACCATACGGAGCGTTTGGTTAGCTCAAACTTTAAGCTGAATATGGCGGTTGATTCATTACCATTCAAGGTTAttaggttgtgtttggttctagagttaagttgaatttgaaatcaaacatATTGTTAGTGATTTTCTTCTCGGTAGAAGATTATTGGTGATTTTTAGATCccgtttgattttaacttaatgcactacacaacaaaaatacacgtttcccaagacaaatttataatctcatctcatttgtcattttccacaatcaaaatcaaaatcaaaatcaaaatcaaatttactttaactctaaaatcaaaagCACCATTAGATTCCCATTAAGATACATTTTCACTTTTAATCATAATGGTATTATTGCATTACCATGTTTAATATGGACAGATAATCTTAATCTAGAATCCAAGATAATCATCTAGAATCCAAGATAATCACCCCCTGGGAAAGTATTATCAGCTCCAAGTTAATCTATTTCATCCGAAATATGGGAATCTAGTGAAcccaaaaattaatatattccCAGTAGCCGACATCATCTTTATCTCGTAACAAAAGCTATGCAAGAGAGAATAAGAAGACAACTACTatgcccttcttcttctttaccCAAACAAGGCGTTGGTGACGTGTTGACGGCATGGGGCAACAGTGGATCAAAGCTCAGACCGGCATGTCTTGTGTTAGTTGACACCCGCACGTCACAGTCCGCATGCAGCGAATTTCAGCCAATAGAAAATAAGCGGGTTGTTGGGGACTTGAGATGGGCCCCACTGCTTCTGGCTCCTGAAATTGGGCCTGGGCCTCAAACAGTTCCTGCTTCATTGGGCCTTACCTTGCTGTGGGGTAGAGTTATTTTTTACTCCGATCGTCATCGATGGCATCAATGGACCTCAGCTAGACTCGATGCAACATGCCTAGGCTAGTACTCACGGCTCGTATCGACCAAAGTTAGACTCGCTCATTCGGCTATGGAATCGTGAAGACAAGACAGGACCTTGTTTAAGATCTTTTCTGACTGATGGGATCATGAGTAAAATGTAATTatacgtttggtttcagagttaaaataactttaattttgattgtgaaaaatgacaaatgattgtataatgtattaagttaaagttaaagttaaaatttttgtgattttaacttcgaaaccaaacggagcattTAACATTTGTCTCGTGATAACAGATCATCGAACGTACACGAACTGGATCATTGTATATGATAGTGATAAATCCACATTATCTTTGATTCCACTCTTGATATCTATCTATCAAATTATAAACTCTCGGTTTACTAATTTCATATTAGAACAACCTTATATGGATGCACAAACAATTCATCAAGATTTcctttctttatttctttcttttggccACGTgcgacaaggagttcattgaCTTGCATTTTCCTCCATTCCGTTCATCATTCGTTTTAGTAAGCTTCGTTAGTTATTTTACTATAATAAGCAACTGTACGGCTAATCTAAGTATGTAAATAATgcttatatgtgtgtgtgtgagcgCATGGCCTTTCCGAAGAGCTGACCataggaaaattatttttatatgggAAGATATATCATATAATAGTTCTTTACATCAATGTTAAGAGGGAAATTGTAATTACTAATTAAGTGGAAGTCAGTTAGGTTATGTTAACtctcaaattaaataaaaagttattATCATGAtgtgcaattattaatttaagaaTGGAACCAATTTCGGAAGAGAGGAAATGCATGAATCTACCCTGTCATCAACCCTTTTCCTCAACAATTATCCGTGGTTCTCTCCAGCAGAGGCTCTCTCAACGCTGCAAGCAGAGGCCAAATTCTTACTGTTGGCTGCCTCGATT
This genomic window contains:
- the LOC116200784 gene encoding 2,3-bisphosphoglycerate-independent phosphoglycerate mutase, which gives rise to MGSSGFSWKLADHPKLPKGKTVAVVVLDGWGEAKPDQYNCIHIAETPVMDSLKKGATEKWRLVRAHGTAVGLPTEDDMGNSEVGHNALGAGRIFAQGAKLVDLALASGKIFDGEGFNYVKECFALGTLHLIGLLSDGGVHSRLDQLQLLLKGASERGAKRIRLHVLTDGRDVLDGSSVGFVETIEKDLAELRSKGIDAQIASGGGRMYVTMDRYENDWNVIKRGWDAQVLGEAPHKFKSAVEAVKTLRAAGANDQYLPPFVIVDDSGKAVGPIVDGDGVVTFNFRADRMVMIAKSLEYADFDKFDRVRVPKIRYAGLLQYDGELKLPTHYLVSPPEIDRTSGEYLVHNGVRTFACSETVKFGHVTFFWNGNRSGYFNPEMEEYVEIPSDVGITFNVQPKMKAVEIAEKARDAILSRKFDQVRVNLPNSDMVGHTGDIEATIVACKAADEAVKIILDAIEQVGGIYVVTADHGNAEDMVKRNKSGQPLLDKSGNIQILTSHTLEPVPIAIGGPGLGPGVRFRSDVPNGGLANVAATVMNLHGFEAPSDYEPTLIEVVDN